One Brassica napus cultivar Da-Ae chromosome A1, Da-Ae, whole genome shotgun sequence genomic region harbors:
- the LOC106365391 gene encoding primary amine oxidase 1-like has protein sequence MKIRILTLIILLQCVFNLGLHFHPLDPLTPQEINKTSFIVKKSHLGTLKDLTFHYLDLEEPNKTHVLQWLSSKKPPQPPRRRSLVVVRAAGQTYELIIDLTSGKIGSSRIYTGHGFPSFTFIELFKASKLPLTFPSFKKSILDRSLNISEVSCIPFSVGWYEETITRREVKASCFYRDGSVNVFTRPIEGITITIDVDSMKVVKYSDRFIKPIPDKEGNDFRTKHKPFPFSCNVSDTGFKILGNKIKWANWKFHVGFTARAGITISTASVLDTRTKRFRRVMYRGHLSETFVPYMDPTYDWYFRTFMDIGEFGFGRSAVNLQPLIDCPQNAAFLDGYVAGPDGTAQQMSNVMCVFEKNGYSASFRHTEINVPGQVITSGEADISLVVRMVATLGNYDYIVDWEFKKNGAIRVGVDLTGVLEVKATSYTSNEQITENTYGTLVAKNTIAINHDHYLTYYLDLDIDGNGNSLVKAKLKTVRVTDVHNKTSSPRKSYWTVVKETAKTEADGRVRLGSEPVELLIVNPQKKTKIGNTVGYRLIPEHLPVTSLLTDDDYPEIRASYTKYPVWVTAYNRSEKWAGGFYSDRSRGDDGLAVWSSRNREIENKDIVMWYNVGFHHIPYQEDFPVMPTLHGGFTLRPSNFFDNDPLIA, from the exons ATGAAGATACGAATACTTACCCTAATCATTCTCCTACAATGTGTTTTCAACCTTGGCCTACATTTCCACCCACTCGATCCCTTAACCCCTCAAGAAATCAACAAAACAAGCTTCATCGTCAAGAAATCTCATCTAGGCACTCTCAAAGATCTCACATTTCACTACCTCGATCTCGAAGAACCAAACAAGACCCACGTTCTCCAGTGGTTATCCTCCAAGAAACCACCACAACCACCACGCCGTCGCTCACTCGTGGTGGTTCGAGCCGCTGGTCAAACCTACGAGCTCATCATCGACCTAACCTCCGGAAAAATCGGATCCTCACGCATCTACACAGGCCATGGCTTCCCTTCATTCACATTCATAGAGCTGTTCAAAGCAAGCAAGCTTCCTCTAACATTCCCTTCCTTCAAGAAATCGATTCTTGATCGATCCCTAAACATCTCCGAGGTTTCTTGCATCCCTTTCTCCGTTGGTTGGTACGAAGAAACCATCACGAGACGAGAGGTCAAAGCCTCTTGCTTTTACCGAGACGGATCGGTTAATGTCTTCACAAGACCCATCGAAGGAATCACCATAACAATAGACGTTGACTCAATGAAAGTCGTGAAATACTCCGACAGATTCATAAAGCCTATCCCTGATAAAGAAGGCAACGACTTTCGGACCAAACACAAACCGTTCCCGTTCTCTTGCAACGTCTCCGACACAGGGTTCAAGATTCTAggcaataaaataaaatgggcTAACTGGAAATTCCACGTCGGATTTACCGCTAGAGCGGGGATAACCATATCGACCGCTTCGGTTCTTGACACAAGAACCAAAAGGTTCAGAAGAGTGATGTACAGAGGACACTTGTCAGAGACTTTTGTTCCGTACATGGACCCAACATACGACTGGTACTTCCGTACGTTCATGGACATAGGAGAGTTCGGTTTCGGGAGATCGGCGGTTAACTTGCAGCCACTCATCGACTGCCCGCAAAACGCCGCGTTTTTGGATGGATACGTGGCGGGACCTGATGGGACAGCTCAACAGATGAGTAATGTGATGTGCGTCTTTGAGAAAAATGGTTACAGTGCTTCTTTTAGACACACCGAGATTAATGTTCCAGGACAAGTG atAACTAGTGGTGAAGCTGATATAAGTTTAGTGGTTAGGATGGTGGCAACACTCGGAAACTATGATTACATCGTTGATTGGGAATTTAAAAAGAATGGAGCCATCAGAGTTGGG GTGGATTTGACTGGAGTTTTGGAAGTCAAAGCAACATCATACACTTCGAACGAGCAGATAACGGAGAACACTTATGGGACACTAGTGGCTAAAAACACCATTGCCATTAACCACGACCATTACCTGACGTATTACTTAGATCTTGACATTGACGGTAACGGCAATTCCTTAGTGAAAGCTAAACTAAAAACGGTAAGAGTAACCGACGTTCATAACAAAACCTCTTCTCCGAGGAAGAGTTATTGGACGGTCGTGAAAGAGACGGCAAAAACGGAAGCTGACGGAAGAGTTCGGCTGGGCTCAGAACCGGTTGAGCTGCTAATAGTTAACCCACAAAAGAAGACGAAAATAGGAAATACAGTTGGTTACCGGTTGATACCGGAACATTTACCGGTAACTTCGCTTTTAACGGACGATGATTACCCGGAGATTAGAGCGTCGTACACAAAATATCCGGTTTGGGTAACGGCTTATAACCGGTCAGAGAAATGGGCGGGTGGGTTTTACAGCGATAGGAGCCGTGGAGATGACGGCTTAGCTGTATGGAGTAGCAg GAACAGAGAGATAGAGAACAAAGACATAGTGATGTGGTACAATGTTGGGTTTCATCACATTCCATACCAAGAGGACTTTCCAGTAATGCCAACTCTTCACGGTGGATTCACTCTTCGACCTTCTAATTTCTTCGACAACGATCCGTTAATCGCGTAA
- the LOC106363853 gene encoding uncharacterized protein LOC106363853, with protein sequence MDAQVDLTLMVSDLMIPNSNLWDAPRIRSLFVKEDATTILNMIVERHKPAALIWGFTVHGTYSSQSGYKLTETLTRLNSSHHNVLPPVEKMLWKNIWKLQTSPKIRHFVRRALAGALAVSDQLRSRGIQVDTTCKLCGMGRETICHTLFSCSSAREVWSAVNLPLPPRGLSTNSVFLNLHHLVACTRSKDINAKLKRSIPWLLWHIWKARNGLVFEKIRLSPSSIVNKAEEEADSWFSANFPEENLTQNQALDNHQRDVWQAPPPGRLKCNIGVSWVNGSVNCGVSWITRDTKGKVLMHSRRSYSMVQSRDEGELYALLWAVDCMQTLRLDNIIFETSFTHARRCLYHWDDQVCAPESYRISNVINSKLQLMSAWSLDYALPASNSIASRIAVSVTSHQLYQSYIARNGLSWLHQAIADET encoded by the coding sequence ATGGATGCTCAAGTAGACCTGACGCTTATGGTCTCAGATCTAATGATCCCAAACTCCAACCTATGGGACGCGCCAAGGATTAGAAGTTTGTTTGTGAAAGAAGATGCCACCACCATTTTGAATATGATAGTGGAAAGGCATAAGCCTGCTGCGCTCATATGGGGTTTCACGGTTCATGGAACCTACTCATCTCAATCTGGCTACAAACTTACAGAGACCCTTACCAGATTAAATTCCTCGCATCATAACGTTCTTCCGCCTGTGGAGAAAATGCTGTGGAAAAACATATGGAAACTGCAAACGTCTCCAAAGATTCGACACTTTGTGCGGAGAGCTTTAGCTGGAGCATTAGCAGTCTCAGATCAATTGAGATCACGGGGTATACAGGTTGACACTACATGTAAGTTATGTGGGATGGGCCGGGAAACGATATGTCACACTTTGTTCTCTTGCTCATCAGCTCGAGAAGTCTGGAGTGCTGTGAACCTCCCATTACCTCCGCGTGGTTTGTCTACAAACTCTGTGTTTCTGAACCTTCACCACTTGGTTGCTTGCACAAGAAGTAAAGACATCAATGCTAAGCTTAAAAGGAGCATTCCATGGTTGTTATGGCATATATGGAAAGCGAGGAATGGCTTGGTGTTTGAAAAAATCCGTCTATCTCCATCCTCCATTGTTAACAAGGCCGAGGAAGAGGCTGACTCCTGGTTTAGTGCTAACTTCCCAGAAGAGAACTTGACCCAGAACCAGGCCCTGGATAACCATCAACGCGATGTCTGGCAAGCTCCTCCGCCAGGAAGACTTAAATGTAATATTGGTGTCTCATGGGTGAATGGGTCAGTTAACTGTGGAGTTTCTTGGATCACTCGCGACACTAAAGGGAAAGTCTTAATGCATAGCCGTCGATCTTATTCTATGGTGCAATCTCGTGATGAGGGTGAACTCTATGCTCTCTTATGGGCAGTAGATTGTATGCAGACCTTAAGACTTGATAACATCATTTTCGAGACTTCCTTTACTCATGCGAGACGCTGTTTATATCATTGGGATGATCAGGTATGTGCTCCTGAATCCTACCGAATCTCAAACGTTATCAACTCAAAGTTACAGCTAATGTCGGCATGGAGCCTAGACTATGCTCTTCCAGCAAGCAACTCCATTGCATCGAGAATCGCTGTAAGTGTGACCTCGCATCAGCTATACCAATCTTATATCGCAAGGAATGGACTTTCTTGGCTTCATCAGGCGATAGCAGATGAAACTTAA